A section of the Metabacillus endolithicus genome encodes:
- a CDS encoding BlaR1 family beta-lactam sensor/signal transducer, whose amino-acid sequence MDNSFFTLFLISNIILSVIFCLIIAIKKGLKKQITVNTQYHVSMISLLVLVAPFIPTHFLGINDLLNFGASSSILTNTQSAANMTETIFQSGNWQQDFSTSIEQSSYKILDFILFYVWLAGMIIMLLATIISNLRIYKIKKSLKAVDHSELSMLLTTCKEEINFHKKVVLGYSSLVKSPITFGLMKPVIVLPKNTPMLSYDEMRCVLLHELVHCKRKDLLINYFLGLSRIVYWFNPLVWNFLHNMKTEMEITCDYAVLKKLDEESQLKYGEVILKFASQAKQSLPLIAASEISSSYKQVKQRIVTIVNFKVESKQQKIKGSLIFIAVLAIILSSIPSISVLAFNKDQHSFSEQNVVYKDYQTLFHDLTGSAVVYDTKMDQYMIYNEDESTTRYAPNSTYKIFSALFALENEIIKKEHSKIAWDGTLHKYDNWNQDQDLFNAMKNSTTWYFQHLDQQLGKKKLQTYYEQIGYGSKDISNDIANYWMDGHLKISPVEQIDMLKRFYKNELSFDQSNIQTVKDSLLLEDFNGLRLSGKTGTGDVNGESVDGWFIGYVETADNTFFFAVHIKGEKNAGGSDAVKIALSILEKEGIYRSILLESS is encoded by the coding sequence ATGGACAATTCTTTCTTCACTCTCTTTTTAATAAGTAACATCATATTATCTGTCATTTTTTGCTTGATTATCGCTATAAAAAAAGGATTAAAGAAGCAAATAACTGTTAATACACAATATCATGTAAGTATGATTTCTCTTTTGGTATTAGTAGCTCCTTTTATCCCCACTCATTTTTTAGGGATTAACGATTTACTAAACTTTGGAGCTAGTTCTTCAATATTAACAAACACCCAATCTGCAGCTAATATGACAGAAACCATTTTTCAGAGTGGAAATTGGCAACAGGATTTTTCTACATCCATTGAGCAATCATCCTATAAAATTCTTGATTTTATCTTGTTTTACGTGTGGCTAGCAGGAATGATTATTATGCTTCTCGCTACAATCATTAGTAATCTCAGAATCTATAAGATCAAAAAAAGTCTAAAAGCTGTTGACCACAGTGAGCTATCAATGCTTCTTACAACATGTAAAGAAGAAATAAATTTTCATAAAAAAGTCGTTTTAGGATATTCATCTTTGGTAAAGTCCCCTATTACCTTTGGTCTTATGAAACCAGTTATTGTACTACCTAAAAATACACCAATGCTTAGCTATGACGAAATGAGATGTGTTTTGCTTCATGAGCTGGTTCATTGTAAACGTAAAGATCTACTCATTAATTATTTCCTGGGTCTGTCGAGAATCGTTTATTGGTTTAATCCTCTCGTTTGGAATTTTTTACATAACATGAAAACAGAGATGGAGATTACTTGCGATTATGCTGTTTTGAAAAAGCTGGATGAGGAATCTCAACTTAAATACGGAGAGGTTATTTTAAAATTTGCTTCACAAGCAAAACAATCATTGCCGTTGATTGCTGCTTCAGAAATTAGTAGCTCGTATAAACAAGTAAAACAGCGTATTGTGACAATTGTAAATTTCAAAGTAGAATCAAAACAACAGAAAATAAAAGGTTCGCTAATTTTTATTGCTGTTCTTGCTATCATTTTAAGCAGTATTCCTTCAATATCTGTATTAGCCTTTAACAAAGATCAACATTCTTTTTCAGAACAAAATGTGGTGTACAAAGATTATCAGACTCTTTTTCATGATCTTACAGGAAGTGCTGTAGTATATGACACCAAAATGGATCAGTACATGATTTATAATGAAGATGAAAGTACAACAAGATATGCTCCCAATTCTACTTATAAAATATTCAGTGCATTGTTTGCATTAGAAAACGAGATTATTAAAAAAGAACATTCGAAAATCGCCTGGGATGGAACTCTACACAAATATGATAACTGGAATCAAGACCAAGATTTGTTTAACGCAATGAAAAATTCGACAACTTGGTATTTTCAACATCTTGATCAGCAGCTTGGTAAAAAGAAATTGCAAACTTACTACGAACAAATTGGCTATGGAAGCAAAGATATATCAAATGATATAGCTAATTATTGGATGGATGGTCACTTAAAAATCTCCCCTGTAGAGCAGATTGATATGTTAAAAAGATTTTATAAAAATGAACTCTCTTTTGATCAATCGAATATACAAACTGTTAAAGACTCGTTACTTTTAGAAGATTTTAATGGTCTTCGTTTATCTGGTAAAACGGGAACCGGAGATGTAAACGGAGAAAGTGTTGATGGCTGGTTTATAGGATATGTAGAGACAGCGGATAATACATTTTTCTTTGCCGTTCATATAAAAGGAGAAAAAAATGCGGGAGGAAGCGATGCAGTGAAGATCGCCCTTTCCATTTTGGAGAAGGAAGGAATTTATAGATCTATTCTCTTGGAATCTTCATAA
- a CDS encoding SagB family peptide dehydrogenase, with protein MILDEFLHNLHFDIDKASIPNWEVDWEDGPLPYKLYYDLPEIPLSLDIPLTFEDQKTPVKPDLRKIGHFLWDVYGITQFSQTVTPINSTERKLDAMHSYRRFAPSGGALYPNELYVYLKIDDIPDGVYHFDVSHHRLVLLREGNFDDYLTRSLGYRCDLTTCLGTVFISTMFWKNFFKYNNFSYRLQGLDAGVLMGQLLEVAKRFGFASGVYYQYLDRAINHLLGLKEDEESVYSAIPLTIEPTMWSGNRYGENVSASDLLREIPPIQVKHYVRTKKMKEFPMLIKMNEAAMIHSTPFHWVKKKERRKDDGKEIPLPLVNRLSYDFLSTCRKRFSPDMDFNLTKISAKQLAYLLYEATESFSYRNDLEAEHLEKLRVSIFVCLYNIEGIPNGAYYYNNTNHSLYLVNAGDHRLQLQSGLSLDNVNLLQVPITLHIVGDKDYNKNSLGYRGYRIQQMEAGILVQKLLLAASLLDMGGHPLLGFDVNLTDHIYNLSPSGKTSLIQIPIGPYRQRPWLMGRLCT; from the coding sequence GTGATTCTTGATGAGTTTCTGCATAACTTACATTTTGACATTGATAAAGCAAGCATTCCAAACTGGGAAGTGGATTGGGAGGATGGTCCACTCCCTTACAAGCTTTACTATGACTTACCCGAAATTCCACTTTCATTGGATATACCGCTAACTTTCGAAGATCAGAAAACCCCTGTAAAACCAGATCTGCGGAAAATCGGTCACTTTCTTTGGGATGTTTATGGAATTACTCAATTTAGTCAAACTGTTACTCCGATAAATTCTACCGAGAGAAAGCTGGATGCGATGCATTCCTATAGGAGGTTTGCTCCTTCAGGTGGAGCGTTATATCCAAACGAATTATACGTATATTTAAAAATTGACGATATACCGGATGGTGTTTACCATTTTGACGTCTCACATCACCGTTTAGTTTTACTGCGTGAAGGAAATTTTGATGATTATCTTACCCGGTCACTTGGATACCGATGTGATCTTACTACTTGCTTAGGAACTGTTTTTATCTCAACGATGTTTTGGAAAAACTTTTTCAAGTACAATAATTTTTCTTACCGGCTACAAGGGTTAGATGCAGGTGTGCTAATGGGGCAGTTATTAGAAGTAGCAAAACGTTTTGGATTTGCATCAGGTGTGTACTATCAATATCTTGATCGTGCCATTAATCATCTACTTGGTCTTAAGGAAGATGAAGAAAGCGTATATTCAGCCATCCCACTAACAATAGAACCAACGATGTGGTCTGGAAACCGTTATGGAGAAAATGTATCAGCTTCGGACTTGTTACGAGAAATACCACCAATTCAGGTTAAACATTACGTTCGTACAAAGAAAATGAAAGAATTTCCCATGTTAATAAAAATGAATGAAGCTGCTATGATCCATTCTACACCTTTTCACTGGGTCAAGAAAAAGGAAAGAAGAAAAGATGATGGTAAGGAGATACCTTTGCCCCTCGTTAATCGTCTTTCGTATGACTTCTTGTCTACCTGCCGAAAGCGTTTTTCACCTGACATGGATTTTAACTTGACAAAAATAAGTGCAAAACAACTTGCTTACCTTCTATATGAAGCAACAGAATCTTTCTCTTATCGAAACGATTTAGAGGCAGAACATCTAGAAAAATTACGTGTCTCTATTTTTGTTTGTTTGTATAATATTGAAGGTATCCCTAATGGAGCTTATTACTATAACAACACTAATCATTCATTATACTTGGTGAATGCTGGAGATCATCGGCTACAGCTGCAATCAGGGTTGTCTTTAGATAATGTTAATTTACTACAGGTTCCTATCACCTTACATATTGTTGGTGATAAGGATTATAATAAAAATTCACTTGGTTACAGAGGATATCGAATTCAACAAATGGAAGCGGGGATACTAGTCCAAAAATTGTTATTAGCAGCTTCACTTCTAGATATGGGAGGACATCCGCTTCTTGGTTTCGATGTGAATCTAACAGATCACATTTACAACTTGAGTCCATCTGGAAAAACAAGCTTGATTCAAATTCCAATCGGTCCTTATCGACAACGACCTTGGCTGATGGGAAGACTTTGTACGTAA
- a CDS encoding putative thiazole-containing bacteriocin maturation protein, giving the protein MTNLTPSMRLKVKRDTFFLPEANSGVYFRNNVSSFRMEGSMIDKWVEKLIPMFNGEHTLESLTNGLTGPYRDRVFAIAETLYQNGFVKDVSRDQPYSLSEQVVKMYASQIEFIDSFVESAAFRFQVYREAKVLAVGSGDMFVSLVSSLLDSGLPKFQTFITDRSKTNIQRLQELVDHARALDSEVAVEEILQGSWKKIVEPFDYILYVSQEGNIEELNLLHTICREENKIFIPALCLQQVGLAGPFVFPNSEYCWKSAWSRLHKSELYKEIHISNCSTTARAMLANLIVFELFKNMTGVKEREQNNQIFLLDLETMEGNWHTFFPHPVMTGNTIARLIDNEDARIQQDLNTQEAETLILFFNKLTSKSTGIFHTWDEGDLLQLPLAQCRVQPIDPLSDGPAELLQSTICSGLTHEEARREAGLAGIEAYVNQLSTVFDLPTQVYIGAGETLTESVCRGLQRYLVQEMKRNQANATNTFSRVKLNSVEDERCRYYLQSLSTIQGEPNIGVGEEVSGFPVVWIGTKNGWYGSVDLNITLALRKALQQALFNQQNQEDPLTPQAYSYHQQYLTKNHLNN; this is encoded by the coding sequence ATGACCAATTTGACCCCTTCTATGCGTCTGAAGGTGAAAAGGGACACGTTTTTTCTCCCTGAAGCTAATAGTGGAGTATATTTTCGGAATAATGTAAGTTCGTTTCGTATGGAAGGAAGTATGATCGATAAATGGGTTGAAAAACTAATACCGATGTTCAATGGTGAACATACATTAGAGAGTTTAACAAACGGGTTAACAGGGCCGTATCGAGATCGAGTGTTCGCAATCGCGGAAACATTGTATCAAAATGGATTTGTAAAAGATGTAAGCAGGGACCAGCCGTATTCATTGTCAGAACAGGTTGTGAAAATGTATGCATCACAAATTGAGTTTATCGATAGTTTTGTAGAATCTGCTGCGTTCCGATTTCAAGTATATCGGGAGGCAAAAGTGTTGGCAGTTGGCTCAGGAGATATGTTTGTTTCATTGGTTTCATCATTACTAGATTCCGGGTTACCTAAGTTTCAAACATTCATTACTGACAGGAGTAAAACGAATATTCAACGGCTGCAGGAGCTCGTTGACCATGCCCGAGCACTAGATTCGGAGGTGGCAGTAGAGGAGATCTTGCAAGGTTCTTGGAAGAAAATTGTGGAGCCATTTGATTATATCTTGTACGTGTCACAAGAGGGGAATATTGAGGAGCTAAATCTTCTTCACACCATTTGCAGAGAGGAAAACAAGATATTCATTCCGGCTTTATGTTTACAACAGGTTGGTTTGGCAGGGCCTTTCGTTTTTCCAAATTCAGAGTATTGTTGGAAATCCGCTTGGAGCAGGCTTCATAAATCGGAACTCTACAAAGAAATACACATTTCAAACTGTTCCACTACAGCTAGAGCGATGCTAGCTAATCTGATTGTCTTTGAATTGTTTAAAAACATGACCGGAGTAAAGGAACGAGAACAGAATAACCAAATCTTTTTACTAGATTTAGAAACGATGGAAGGAAACTGGCATACATTTTTTCCTCATCCTGTTATGACTGGTAATACAATAGCTAGACTTATAGATAATGAGGATGCACGAATTCAACAAGACTTGAACACTCAAGAAGCAGAGACATTAATTCTTTTTTTCAATAAACTAACCTCGAAATCAACAGGGATTTTTCATACTTGGGATGAAGGTGATTTGCTTCAGCTTCCGCTAGCTCAGTGCCGAGTTCAACCAATCGATCCATTGTCTGATGGACCTGCTGAGTTATTGCAAAGTACGATTTGCTCAGGACTAACACATGAGGAGGCTAGAAGGGAAGCAGGTCTTGCTGGAATTGAAGCATATGTTAATCAATTATCGACCGTGTTCGATCTGCCAACACAAGTATATATTGGAGCAGGAGAAACATTGACAGAAAGTGTTTGTCGAGGATTACAACGTTATTTAGTTCAGGAGATGAAAAGAAATCAAGCAAACGCTACAAATACTTTTTCTAGAGTAAAGTTGAATAGTGTTGAAGATGAGCGGTGTAGGTATTATTTACAATCTTTATCAACCATTCAGGGTGAACCCAATATCGGAGTAGGTGAGGAAGTATCTGGATTTCCTGTCGTATGGATTGGTACGAAAAATGGATGGTATGGAAGTGTAGATCTCAATATAACCCTGGCATTAAGAAAAGCATTGCAACAGGCCCTTTTTAACCAACAAAACCAAGAAGATCCTTTAACACCACAGGCTTATTCTTATCATCAGCAGTACTTGACGAAAAATCACCTCAACAACTAA
- a CDS encoding heterocycloanthracin/sonorensin family bacteriocin — protein sequence MNNFQQDLQMLNLGDYQATQAVPYDQNQYYHDDERFFFGLGNIFRCFSCFSCYGCSSCFSCYNCGGGYCGGGGRCGGGGYCGGGGRCGGGGYCGGGGRCGGGGRCGGR from the coding sequence ATGAATAATTTTCAACAGGATCTTCAGATGTTAAATCTTGGAGATTACCAAGCAACTCAGGCCGTTCCTTATGACCAGAACCAATATTATCATGATGATGAAAGATTTTTCTTTGGACTAGGAAATATTTTTCGCTGTTTTAGCTGTTTTAGTTGCTATGGCTGTTCTAGCTGTTTCAGCTGCTATAATTGTGGCGGAGGCTATTGTGGTGGTGGAGGCCGTTGTGGCGGCGGAGGCTATTGCGGTGGTGGAGGCCGTTGTGGCGGCGGAGGTTATTGCGGTGGTGGAGGCCGTTGTGGTGGCGGAGGTCGCTGCGGAGGCAGATAA
- a CDS encoding helix-turn-helix domain-containing protein, giving the protein MLLLFTDLLRIYHDSPSKIDQPTFTKGVISEILDYMEKNYETIILEKTANYFHFHPNHLTRLLKQNLNKTFIELSHQLKNACTMLENTDFTVDQIAHKTGYAKVTFFYKTFKKFHGVTPAKYQKKTND; this is encoded by the coding sequence ATGCTTCTACTTTTTACGGATTTGCTAAGAATTTATCATGATTCTCCTAGTAAAATTGATCAACCAACGTTTACAAAAGGTGTTATATCGGAAATCTTGGATTATATGGAAAAAAACTATGAAACTATCATTTTAGAGAAAACAGCCAATTACTTTCATTTTCATCCAAACCATTTAACAAGGCTACTTAAACAGAATCTTAATAAAACGTTTATTGAACTATCACATCAATTAAAAAATGCGTGCACCATGCTTGAAAACACAGATTTTACTGTAGATCAGATTGCTCATAAAACGGGTTATGCAAAAGTTACCTTTTTTTATAAAACCTTCAAAAAATTTCATGGTGTTACACCTGCTAAATATCAAAAGAAAACCAACGACTGA
- a CDS encoding methyl-accepting chemotaxis protein, with amino-acid sequence MKDLFRFKSIKTKLLISFLFITLLVLGFGAYLISSMKQMENHTREISSQDIPLMASEFSLLGILTQQQSELRGYLLTGDEKYKQIYFALKDPSLAIQKDLLNRTNETAIRDVSTQTEDIYKIIEEKYFSAIESGDIDKAESILQNQIEPVLTKSVEQMTALALAQGDQSKENGIQALKQAETSTYIAIISGVILLAFIISFSIIMPKQLVKTINQLKTRMDLIANGDLSLEPLATKSRDEIGGLITASNLVNENLKNMLRKISDVSDTLSVQSGSLTNSSNEVKETSNQVSLTMQELATGSETQAGISTDLSSSMVTFLNEIKEANSSGESVYATSQNVITQTIEGSELMNASISQMGKIDTIVKEAVQKVTGLDKQSQEISKLVGVIKEIADQTNLLALNAAIEAARAGEQGKGFAVVADEVRKLAEQVSISVTDITEIVGSIQNETQSVTKSLQGGYQEVELGKNQIISTGDTFKQIDHSLAQVVSGIKEISQSLNQLTDNSDMINKSIEEIAAVSEESAAGIEETAASVEQTSHSMEQVATSAGNLNLLAKDLKDLISQFKL; translated from the coding sequence ATGAAAGACTTATTTCGGTTTAAAAGCATAAAAACCAAATTATTAATTTCTTTTCTTTTTATTACATTACTAGTTTTGGGATTTGGTGCTTACTTAATTAGTTCAATGAAACAAATGGAAAATCATACGAGAGAAATTTCTTCACAAGATATACCTTTGATGGCGTCAGAGTTTAGCTTGTTAGGAATACTTACTCAACAACAAAGTGAACTACGAGGTTATTTACTTACTGGTGACGAAAAATATAAACAAATATATTTTGCTTTAAAGGACCCAAGTCTAGCGATTCAAAAGGATTTATTAAATCGAACGAATGAAACAGCTATTAGGGATGTTTCCACGCAAACGGAGGATATTTATAAAATAATCGAAGAAAAATACTTCTCTGCTATTGAAAGCGGAGACATTGATAAGGCAGAATCTATTCTTCAAAATCAGATAGAGCCTGTTTTAACAAAGAGTGTTGAACAAATGACTGCGTTAGCTTTAGCTCAAGGAGACCAGAGTAAAGAAAATGGAATTCAGGCTTTGAAGCAAGCTGAAACCTCAACATATATAGCAATTATTTCAGGTGTTATTCTCTTAGCCTTCATTATTTCCTTTTCTATCATTATGCCTAAACAGCTTGTAAAAACAATCAATCAATTAAAAACACGTATGGACTTAATCGCTAATGGAGATTTAAGCCTAGAACCACTTGCAACAAAATCAAGGGATGAAATCGGAGGATTAATTACAGCATCTAATCTTGTAAATGAAAATTTGAAAAATATGTTAAGAAAAATAAGTGATGTGTCCGATACTCTCTCTGTTCAGAGTGGTTCTTTAACAAACAGCTCTAATGAAGTAAAGGAAACGAGTAATCAAGTTTCATTAACAATGCAGGAACTTGCAACAGGTTCAGAAACACAAGCTGGAATCAGCACGGATCTTTCATCTTCTATGGTGACATTTTTAAATGAAATTAAGGAAGCAAATAGTAGCGGGGAGTCTGTTTATGCTACTTCTCAGAATGTCATCACGCAAACAATAGAGGGCAGTGAACTGATGAATGCTTCGATTTCACAGATGGGCAAAATTGATACAATCGTGAAAGAAGCCGTACAAAAAGTCACAGGATTAGACAAACAATCACAGGAAATTTCTAAGCTTGTAGGAGTTATTAAAGAAATAGCTGATCAAACAAATTTATTGGCATTAAATGCGGCAATTGAAGCAGCGCGTGCAGGTGAACAAGGAAAAGGATTTGCTGTTGTTGCTGATGAGGTTCGGAAGTTAGCTGAGCAAGTATCGATTTCGGTAACAGATATTACCGAGATTGTTGGTAGTATTCAAAATGAAACGCAAAGCGTCACAAAGTCTTTACAAGGAGGATATCAAGAAGTAGAGCTTGGGAAAAATCAAATTATTAGTACAGGTGACACATTTAAGCAAATTGATCATTCTTTGGCCCAAGTTGTTTCAGGTATAAAGGAAATATCACAAAGCCTAAATCAATTAACAGATAACAGTGACATGATAAATAAATCAATTGAAGAGATAGCAGCCGTTTCAGAGGAATCTGCTGCAGGAATCGAAGAAACAGCGGCTTCTGTCGAGCAAACAAGTCATTCAATGGAACAGGTAGCTACTAGTGCAGGTAACTTAAACCTTCTTGCAAAAGACCTTAAAGATTTAATTTCACAATTTAAACTTTAA
- a CDS encoding alpha/beta fold hydrolase produces the protein MAFEELSFQSFNQKDHIKAWIYTPIRKPRGIVQLVHGFGEHSRRYLHMILKLNEAGFVVAADDHVAHGKTALDSGNWSDWGDKGYMTMAEDEHILRTIVQEKYPDLPFFMFGHSMGSMIARGYAATYGEGMAGLLLCGTSGVFPKAAEMVPLLKKLIDEGKGEEINPDLLGEFLGWMTERIENPSTPNDWIAGDPDVVADHANDPFNNFISPPNIRSLYYFGMMMETIVGTQWAEKVPVSIPVYNIAGDLDPVGLYGEGVYAVSNWLGETGHRVKTKIYSGYRHEIHNYRDIRDEVEDGIIDFMNTIIGE, from the coding sequence ATGGCATTTGAAGAACTAAGTTTCCAATCGTTTAATCAAAAAGATCATATTAAGGCATGGATTTACACCCCTATTCGCAAACCAAGAGGAATTGTTCAGCTTGTCCATGGTTTTGGAGAGCATTCGCGTCGATACTTGCACATGATCTTGAAATTAAATGAAGCTGGATTCGTCGTAGCCGCAGATGATCATGTTGCTCATGGAAAAACAGCCCTTGATTCAGGTAACTGGAGTGATTGGGGCGATAAAGGGTATATGACAATGGCAGAAGACGAACATATACTTCGAACCATTGTCCAGGAGAAGTATCCTGATTTACCTTTTTTCATGTTTGGACATAGTATGGGTTCTATGATTGCAAGGGGTTATGCCGCTACTTATGGAGAAGGAATGGCGGGACTCCTTTTATGCGGAACTTCTGGTGTTTTTCCAAAAGCAGCTGAAATGGTACCTCTTTTGAAGAAGCTTATAGATGAAGGAAAAGGTGAAGAAATTAATCCTGATTTGCTTGGAGAATTTTTAGGTTGGATGACTGAGCGAATTGAAAATCCTTCTACACCAAATGACTGGATTGCCGGTGACCCTGACGTGGTTGCTGACCACGCGAATGATCCATTCAATAACTTTATATCACCACCAAATATCCGTTCATTGTATTATTTTGGTATGATGATGGAAACTATTGTTGGGACACAGTGGGCAGAAAAAGTTCCTGTCTCTATTCCAGTTTACAATATTGCCGGAGATCTAGATCCGGTTGGCCTCTATGGTGAGGGTGTTTATGCTGTATCTAATTGGTTAGGAGAAACTGGACATAGGGTCAAAACTAAGATTTATTCTGGCTATAGACATGAAATCCATAATTACAGGGATATTAGGGATGAAGTTGAGGATGGAATAATAGATTTTATGAATACTATTATAGGAGAATAA
- a CDS encoding YheC/YheD family protein: MNEVYIWTDIDGNSTNITSKEQFIEILNNQLIKKKTYIVQEEIPTFNKDRNKIDFRLYIQKDYTMQWRFSGIETKVGHKDSIIANSKKRQDIIPGDQALQEFYGLSQDQSLKKIEDMTDVCIRILRIMEKKGHKLGDACFDLVVDKDGKFWVLEPQLNYAAEIKQFREEGERRVLPDILPTPFEYAKALARF; this comes from the coding sequence ATGAACGAGGTTTATATATGGACGGATATTGATGGAAACAGCACAAATATTACTTCGAAGGAGCAATTCATAGAAATTCTTAATAACCAACTCATCAAGAAGAAGACTTATATTGTTCAAGAGGAAATTCCCACATTTAACAAAGATCGAAACAAAATTGATTTTCGACTTTATATTCAAAAGGACTATACCATGCAATGGAGGTTTTCTGGAATTGAGACAAAGGTAGGTCACAAGGATAGCATTATTGCCAACTCTAAGAAACGACAAGATATCATCCCGGGAGATCAAGCACTGCAAGAATTTTATGGTCTATCTCAGGATCAATCACTAAAAAAGATTGAGGACATGACAGATGTTTGTATCCGCATTTTAAGAATCATGGAAAAAAAGGGTCATAAGCTTGGAGATGCATGCTTTGACCTTGTAGTGGATAAGGACGGAAAGTTTTGGGTGTTAGAGCCGCAATTAAACTATGCTGCAGAAATAAAGCAATTTAGAGAAGAAGGAGAACGAAGAGTACTTCCTGATATACTTCCAACACCTTTTGAATATGCAAAGGCATTAGCAAGATTTTAA